One genomic segment of Streptomyces liangshanensis includes these proteins:
- a CDS encoding CoA transferase: MTDAYVSGTETAWRALGGDPGLLSRVSVVAREQALPARLPVRELARACVAVCALAAAELASARTGRDVPAVRVDDGAVATAFVSERHLRVDGRAPVNFAELSRFWRTADGWVRTHANYPHHRARLLSALGLAEGTASVERVAAILAERPSREVEDEVFAAGGLAVALRTAREWSAHPQSAAVAARPLLDLLPIDAARPAPSVRRLPPLGSDPLLPAAGVRVLDLTRVIAGPVATRTLALLGADVLRVDPPGLPELPDQHTDTGFGKRSTRLDLADTRDRAAFEELLTMADVVVSGYRPGALDRFGLAPEALAERRPGLVVAQLSAWGDTGPWAGRRGFDSLVQVATGIAVEEGSAERPGALPAQALDHGTGYLLAAAVLRALTEQLGGAGALCVRPVLARTAHWLLHDLRDAGDLRDTGDPHDPRDLPPAAAQPRDARPPAPYDPDHASQWLTETDSPLGRLRYAEPPVTLDGGPQDWARPPGPSGTDDPVWRASAQGRAGGDR; encoded by the coding sequence ATGACGGACGCATACGTGAGCGGTACGGAGACGGCCTGGCGCGCGCTCGGGGGCGACCCCGGACTCCTCTCCCGGGTCTCGGTCGTGGCACGGGAGCAGGCGCTGCCGGCGCGGCTTCCGGTACGGGAACTGGCCCGCGCCTGCGTGGCGGTCTGCGCCCTCGCCGCGGCCGAGCTCGCCTCGGCGCGTACCGGACGGGACGTGCCCGCCGTACGCGTCGACGACGGCGCCGTCGCCACGGCCTTCGTCAGCGAGCGGCACCTGCGCGTGGACGGCCGGGCGCCCGTCAACTTTGCCGAGCTGTCGCGCTTCTGGCGTACCGCGGACGGCTGGGTCCGTACCCACGCCAACTACCCGCACCACCGCGCCCGCCTGCTGTCCGCGCTCGGCCTCGCGGAGGGGACCGCCTCGGTCGAACGGGTGGCGGCGATCCTCGCCGAGCGGCCCTCACGGGAGGTGGAGGACGAGGTGTTCGCGGCCGGGGGACTGGCCGTCGCGCTGCGCACCGCGCGGGAGTGGTCCGCCCACCCGCAGAGCGCCGCCGTGGCCGCCCGCCCGCTGCTCGACCTGCTGCCGATCGACGCCGCACGCCCGGCCCCGTCCGTCCGCCGCCTGCCGCCGCTCGGGAGCGACCCGCTGCTGCCCGCGGCCGGCGTACGAGTCCTCGACCTGACCCGCGTCATCGCCGGACCCGTGGCCACGAGGACCCTCGCGCTGCTCGGCGCCGACGTCCTGCGCGTGGACCCACCGGGCCTGCCCGAACTGCCCGACCAGCACACCGACACGGGCTTCGGGAAACGCTCGACGCGCCTCGACCTCGCCGACACCCGCGACCGCGCCGCCTTCGAGGAGTTGCTGACCATGGCCGACGTCGTGGTCAGCGGCTACCGGCCGGGCGCCCTGGACCGCTTCGGCCTCGCCCCGGAGGCCCTCGCCGAACGCCGGCCGGGACTGGTCGTCGCCCAGCTGTCGGCCTGGGGCGACACGGGGCCGTGGGCCGGCCGGCGCGGGTTCGACAGCCTCGTCCAGGTCGCGACCGGGATCGCGGTGGAGGAGGGCTCCGCCGAACGGCCTGGCGCCCTCCCGGCGCAGGCGCTGGACCACGGTACGGGCTACCTGCTCGCCGCCGCGGTGCTCAGGGCCCTCACCGAACAGCTCGGCGGGGCGGGCGCGTTGTGCGTACGGCCGGTCCTGGCCCGCACGGCCCACTGGCTCCTGCACGACCTGCGCGACGCGGGCGATCTGCGCGACACCGGCGACCCGCATGACCCGCGCGACCTCCCCCCGGCCGCCGCCCAGCCGCGAGACGCCCGACCCCCCGCCCCGTACGACCCGGATCACGCCTCCCAGTGGCTCACCGAGACGGACAGCCCGCTCGGCCGACTCCGGTACGCCGAGCCGCCGGTCACCCTCGACGGCGGCCCCCAGGACTGGGCCCGGCCGCCGGGGCCCTCGGGTACGGACGACCCGGTGTGGCGCGCGAGCGCTCAGGGCCGCGCCGGCGGCGACAGGTAG
- a CDS encoding PAS domain-containing protein, with product MLYLGGDMADLDPDVVLAMTEQAPDGIVIIDREGLIRYWNRGAERIFGYTAAEVDGRNLDVIIPEKHRQRHWDGFVAAMASGTSKYGDDDLLAVPALTADGSTVSIEFSVVLLTAPDGTAGHVGAVIRDVTARRAQEKETRRRLLAATPNTATPTS from the coding sequence ATGCTCTATCTCGGAGGCGACATGGCAGACCTGGACCCCGACGTCGTACTGGCGATGACGGAGCAGGCCCCCGACGGCATCGTGATCATCGACCGTGAGGGGCTGATCCGGTACTGGAACCGGGGCGCGGAGCGGATCTTCGGCTACACGGCGGCCGAGGTGGACGGCCGCAACCTGGACGTGATCATCCCCGAGAAGCACCGGCAGCGGCACTGGGACGGCTTTGTCGCGGCCATGGCCTCCGGGACCAGCAAGTACGGGGACGACGACCTCCTCGCCGTACCCGCGCTGACCGCGGACGGCAGCACGGTGTCGATCGAGTTCAGCGTGGTGCTGCTGACCGCTCCCGACGGGACCGCAGGCCATGTCGGCGCCGTGATCCGCGATGTGACGGCCCGTCGGGCGCAGGAGAAGGAGACACGGCGGCGGCTCCTCGCGGCCACGCCGAACACCGCTACCCCCACCTCCTGA
- a CDS encoding ATP-binding SpoIIE family protein phosphatase: MAGFDGVAPDRGPLAGGPAAGPFVAVGVIAADGTVVGWTKAAEGLVGRRAGDVVGRPAGRLLMPSGASPAPGPWAARAAEREPWTGMAEIRHGEGHGVTLLLHVSPMSTGNGGTDWLVSAAELSDALSSPGPAATAEAALLARSPIGLSFWDRALRCVWLNGAAEAQDGVPRRERLGRRVTETHDTGETAAVEAVMERVLDTGVPVVDHASRWIAPGGIPQGVFSCSYFRLDGEDGRPLGVCAMSVDVSGSWARERLAVLGEAGTRIGTTLDVMHTAQELADVAVPLLADYVTVDLADSVPLSSEPLGSEPLGRLAATAQSIPVFRRAGVASIHPALPESLWPVGEAVFVPPSSPFTKALASRTSHFEPELDTSPGTWLDHDPDRARAIAATGMHSLIVVPLQARGTVLGVAVFVRTENLAPFTRDDLLLAEDLGARASLSLDNARRYTQERTAALALQRSLLPRFLSGGSAVEIASRYLPTDVREGVGGDWFDVIPLPGARVALVVGDVVGHGIAAAATMGQLRTAVRTLADMDLPPDELLARLDELIVHLSEGDAGDRDFTTPVMSGTCVYAVYDPVGRCCTVALAGHPPPAIVGPDGQVTFPDLPAGTPIGLGLASFESVELELAPGSVIALYSDGLVESREADIDAGLARLGTALSRTGTSLEDLCDEVVATMTARTAWPAGAALGRAATTAPSEDDVALLLARTRTLDADQVASFDLTRDPAAVADARSRTTDRLTSWGLGHLAETAELVVSELVTNALRYGTGTVRLRLIRHHSLVCEVSDADTSAPRLRRPRGLSESGWGLLLVSSLADRWGSRLTADGKIVWAELELPPGS, encoded by the coding sequence ATGGCGGGTTTCGACGGGGTGGCGCCCGATCGTGGGCCGCTTGCGGGCGGACCGGCGGCCGGGCCCTTCGTGGCGGTCGGCGTGATCGCCGCGGACGGGACCGTCGTCGGGTGGACGAAGGCCGCCGAGGGCCTGGTCGGGCGCCGGGCCGGCGACGTCGTGGGCCGGCCCGCCGGGCGGCTGCTGATGCCTTCCGGCGCATCGCCCGCTCCCGGGCCCTGGGCGGCTCGCGCCGCAGAGCGGGAGCCGTGGACCGGGATGGCCGAGATCCGTCACGGCGAGGGTCATGGGGTCACACTGCTGCTGCACGTGTCTCCGATGTCCACCGGGAACGGCGGGACCGACTGGTTGGTCTCGGCGGCCGAGCTGTCCGACGCCCTCTCCTCCCCCGGCCCGGCGGCCACGGCCGAGGCGGCCCTCCTCGCGCGCTCCCCTATCGGCCTGTCCTTCTGGGACCGCGCGCTGCGGTGCGTGTGGCTGAACGGCGCGGCGGAGGCGCAGGACGGAGTCCCGCGCCGGGAGCGCCTGGGACGGCGGGTGACCGAGACGCACGACACCGGCGAGACGGCGGCCGTCGAGGCGGTGATGGAGCGCGTTCTCGACACGGGCGTACCGGTGGTCGACCACGCCTCCCGGTGGATCGCCCCGGGCGGGATCCCTCAGGGGGTGTTCTCGTGCTCCTACTTCCGCCTGGACGGGGAGGACGGGCGGCCTCTGGGCGTGTGCGCCATGTCGGTTGACGTCAGCGGCAGTTGGGCGCGGGAGCGCCTCGCGGTCCTCGGCGAGGCGGGTACGCGGATCGGGACGACGCTCGACGTCATGCACACCGCCCAGGAGCTGGCCGACGTCGCGGTGCCGCTCCTCGCCGACTACGTCACCGTCGACCTGGCCGACTCGGTCCCGCTCAGCAGCGAGCCACTCGGCAGCGAGCCGCTCGGCCGGCTCGCCGCCACCGCGCAGAGCATCCCGGTCTTCCGGCGGGCGGGCGTGGCCTCCATCCACCCGGCGCTGCCCGAGTCGTTGTGGCCGGTCGGGGAAGCGGTGTTCGTCCCGCCGTCCTCGCCGTTCACCAAGGCCCTCGCGTCGCGGACGTCCCACTTCGAACCGGAGCTGGACACCTCCCCGGGCACCTGGCTCGACCACGACCCGGACCGGGCCCGGGCCATCGCGGCGACCGGCATGCACTCACTGATCGTCGTCCCGCTCCAGGCGCGCGGCACGGTGCTGGGCGTGGCCGTCTTCGTCCGTACGGAGAACCTCGCCCCGTTCACCAGGGACGATCTCCTCCTCGCCGAGGATCTCGGCGCCCGTGCCTCGCTCAGCCTGGACAACGCGCGCCGGTACACGCAGGAGCGGACCGCCGCCCTCGCCCTGCAACGCAGCCTGCTCCCCCGCTTCCTCTCGGGCGGCAGCGCCGTCGAGATCGCGTCGCGCTACCTGCCCACCGACGTGCGCGAGGGCGTCGGCGGGGACTGGTTCGACGTGATCCCCCTGCCGGGTGCCCGGGTCGCCCTGGTGGTCGGTGACGTCGTCGGGCACGGCATCGCCGCCGCCGCGACGATGGGCCAACTCCGCACGGCGGTGCGGACGCTGGCGGACATGGACCTGCCGCCCGACGAACTGCTCGCCCGGCTGGACGAGTTGATCGTCCACCTGTCCGAAGGGGACGCCGGGGACCGGGACTTCACCACCCCGGTCATGAGTGGCACGTGTGTGTACGCCGTGTACGACCCCGTCGGCCGGTGCTGCACCGTGGCGCTGGCCGGGCATCCGCCGCCCGCGATCGTGGGCCCGGACGGGCAGGTCACGTTCCCCGACCTGCCGGCGGGTACGCCGATCGGCCTCGGTCTGGCGTCCTTCGAGTCCGTCGAGCTGGAGCTCGCGCCGGGCAGTGTGATCGCCCTGTACTCCGACGGGCTGGTCGAGAGCCGCGAGGCCGACATCGACGCCGGGCTCGCCCGGCTGGGCACGGCCCTGTCCCGGACCGGGACCTCCCTGGAGGACCTCTGCGACGAGGTGGTCGCGACCATGACGGCGCGCACCGCGTGGCCCGCCGGCGCGGCTCTCGGGCGGGCGGCCACGACGGCGCCCTCGGAGGACGACGTGGCCCTCCTGCTGGCCCGTACCCGCACGCTCGACGCGGACCAGGTGGCCTCGTTCGACCTGACGCGCGACCCCGCCGCCGTCGCCGACGCGCGCTCCCGCACCACCGACCGGCTCACGTCGTGGGGCCTCGGGCACCTCGCCGAGACGGCGGAGCTGGTCGTGAGCGAGCTGGTCACCAACGCGCTGCGCTACGGCACGGGTACGGTACGGCTCCGCCTGATCCGGCACCACTCGCTGGTGTGCGAGGTCTCCGACGCCGACACCAGCGCGCCGCGTCTGCGCCGCCCGCGCGGGCTCAGCGAGTCCGGGTGGGGGCTGCTGCTCGTCTCCTCGCTGGCGGACCGCTGGGGCAGCCGCCTCACGGCCGACGGGAAGATCGTCTGGGCCGAGCTGGAGCTGCCGCCCGGTTCCTGA
- a CDS encoding SCO4402 family protein, whose protein sequence is MTDHGIALPHYRLHVVQAVVSLASPTWQREAWLDPDRFEDLDHVVHVLFDDFCDADNPLPWLGQCLRTEEEVELMARLGAAYGAAQDAMGAAADKAYLESPGWPAVIAAADRLAQVLVSNDHLGV, encoded by the coding sequence GTGACCGACCACGGCATCGCGCTACCCCACTACCGCCTCCACGTCGTGCAGGCGGTCGTCTCCCTGGCCAGCCCGACGTGGCAGCGAGAAGCGTGGCTCGACCCGGACCGCTTCGAGGATCTCGACCACGTGGTGCACGTACTCTTCGACGACTTCTGCGACGCGGACAACCCCCTCCCTTGGCTCGGGCAATGTCTTCGCACAGAGGAGGAGGTCGAACTGATGGCGCGACTCGGCGCGGCCTACGGAGCAGCCCAGGACGCGATGGGCGCCGCCGCCGACAAGGCCTACCTGGAATCACCGGGCTGGCCCGCCGTGATCGCCGCAGCGGACCGGCTCGCTCAGGTACTCGTTTCCAACGACCATCTGGGAGTGTGA
- a CDS encoding GNAT family N-acetyltransferase: MRAETGARWLLRPAAPRDVEVIAELRATVMRADLERLGRFDEHRVRQRLRDSFSMHYTSAIEVDHALAGCVTVRPAGDGQWLEHFYLAPHLQGQGLGSAVLHTLLARTDAQRATVRLNVLQGSPARRLYERHGFTLESEDPIDVLMVRRAATQPHPPPPEEPPTKPRDTHTPDP, encoded by the coding sequence ATGAGGGCTGAGACCGGCGCCCGGTGGCTGCTGCGTCCGGCCGCACCCCGGGATGTCGAAGTGATCGCCGAACTGAGGGCGACGGTCATGCGAGCGGACCTGGAGCGGCTCGGCCGTTTCGACGAGCACCGGGTACGGCAACGGCTCCGCGACTCCTTCTCCATGCACTACACCTCGGCCATCGAGGTCGACCACGCGCTCGCGGGCTGCGTCACGGTACGGCCCGCCGGGGACGGTCAGTGGCTGGAGCACTTCTACCTCGCACCGCACCTCCAGGGCCAAGGCCTCGGATCAGCGGTCCTGCACACCCTGCTCGCCCGCACCGACGCCCAGCGGGCGACGGTCCGCCTGAACGTCCTCCAGGGCAGCCCCGCCCGCCGCCTCTACGAACGTCACGGCTTCACCCTGGAGTCCGAGGACCCCATAGACGTCCTGATGGTGCGCCGTGCCGCCACACAACCCCACCCACCCCCACCCGAAGAGCCACCAACGAAGCCACGCGACACGCACACCCCCGATCCGTGA
- a CDS encoding ACT domain-containing protein — translation MSGETDLRALLSGMRPELNPGRYVFTTVAHPVTSDGPAGIPPGVPLGVTPVVTVAEPEGLTLVARLEEAEAAGLPYDYVAGWITLRVHSALEAVGLTAAVAQELASAGVSCNVVAGFHHDHLFVPYERAADAVGLLERLADRPDRL, via the coding sequence ATGAGCGGTGAGACGGACCTGCGCGCGTTGCTGAGCGGCATGCGCCCCGAACTGAACCCCGGACGCTACGTGTTCACGACCGTCGCGCACCCCGTCACGTCCGACGGCCCGGCCGGGATACCGCCCGGCGTGCCACTCGGTGTGACACCCGTCGTGACCGTCGCCGAACCGGAGGGGCTGACCCTGGTCGCCCGCCTGGAGGAGGCGGAGGCGGCGGGACTGCCGTACGACTACGTCGCGGGGTGGATCACCCTGCGCGTGCACTCCGCCCTGGAGGCGGTCGGCCTGACCGCCGCGGTCGCCCAGGAGCTGGCCTCGGCGGGCGTCAGCTGCAACGTGGTCGCGGGATTCCACCACGACCACCTCTTCGTCCCGTACGAGAGGGCCGCCGACGCCGTCGGGCTGCTGGAGCGCCTCGCGGACCGGCCGGACCGGCTCTAG
- a CDS encoding CGNR zinc finger domain-containing protein, which produces MGNTAGGTAGGSVAPRGVAETSAAFVFVGGRPCLDFAATVGRRGSLDLERLPDPESLVRWFSESGLTAPTTTMRVTDAELERARGLRESAYRLVRAEPEGRAPDPADVALVNGFAAAPDLVPRLTWTPPEGPAAATGWSGEDVVGAALSTVARDTVTLLGSPLLARVKECENPVCTLLFLDDSQARRRRWCSMERCGNLAKVAGYRSRTARRA; this is translated from the coding sequence ATGGGAAACACGGCAGGCGGTACGGCGGGGGGCTCGGTGGCGCCGCGCGGGGTCGCCGAGACGTCGGCCGCGTTCGTGTTCGTCGGCGGGCGGCCGTGCCTGGACTTCGCGGCGACGGTGGGGCGGCGCGGCAGCCTGGACCTGGAGCGGCTGCCGGATCCGGAGTCCCTCGTCCGGTGGTTCTCGGAGTCGGGACTCACCGCGCCGACCACGACGATGCGGGTGACGGACGCGGAGCTGGAGCGGGCGCGCGGTCTGCGTGAGTCGGCGTACCGGCTCGTCCGCGCGGAGCCGGAGGGCCGCGCGCCGGACCCGGCGGACGTGGCGCTCGTGAACGGCTTCGCCGCCGCGCCCGACCTCGTACCGCGGCTGACCTGGACACCGCCCGAGGGGCCCGCGGCGGCCACCGGGTGGTCCGGCGAGGACGTCGTGGGGGCGGCCCTGTCGACCGTCGCGCGCGACACGGTCACTCTGCTGGGCAGCCCCCTGCTGGCCCGGGTCAAGGAGTGCGAGAATCCCGTCTGCACCCTGCTCTTCCTGGACGATTCACAGGCCAGGCGGCGCCGTTGGTGCTCCATGGAACGCTGCGGCAACCTCGCCAAGGTGGCGGGCTACCGCTCGCGTACCGCGCGGCGCGCCTGA
- a CDS encoding dienelactone hydrolase family protein, with amino-acid sequence MTTITARAVAYPADGLTMIGHLALPAGVGRRPAVLIGPEGMGLSDVERRRADALAELGYVALAFDLHGGRYVGDPEEMLARCLPLLADPDRMRGIGHAALDVLRAEPRTDPDRIAAIGYGTGGAVGLELGRAGVDLRAIGTVNATTTGRPGEAARIRCPVWAGVGSEDPIMPPAQREAFTAEMQAAGVDWRLTVYGGALHAFHHPPVNHPTVPGVGHHPQHAQRAWRDVLDLLTECLPVSEDPGHAPGKRSSARH; translated from the coding sequence ATGACGACGATTACGGCGCGTGCGGTCGCGTACCCGGCCGACGGGCTGACGATGATCGGGCACCTCGCGCTCCCGGCCGGTGTCGGCCGTCGGCCCGCGGTGCTGATCGGGCCGGAGGGCATGGGGCTCAGTGACGTCGAGCGCCGACGGGCCGATGCGCTCGCCGAGCTGGGGTACGTAGCGCTGGCCTTCGACCTTCACGGCGGGCGCTATGTGGGCGACCCCGAGGAGATGCTGGCGCGTTGCCTGCCGCTGCTCGCCGATCCCGACCGGATGCGGGGCATCGGTCATGCGGCGCTCGACGTGTTGCGCGCCGAACCGCGGACCGACCCCGACCGGATCGCGGCCATCGGCTACGGCACCGGGGGCGCGGTCGGGCTGGAACTCGGGCGCGCCGGCGTCGACCTGCGCGCGATCGGGACAGTCAACGCGACGACCACGGGCCGACCGGGCGAGGCGGCGCGCATTCGCTGCCCGGTGTGGGCCGGGGTCGGGTCGGAGGACCCGATCATGCCGCCCGCGCAACGGGAGGCGTTCACCGCCGAGATGCAGGCCGCGGGCGTCGACTGGCGCCTCACGGTCTACGGCGGCGCCTTGCACGCCTTCCACCACCCACCGGTCAACCACCCCACGGTCCCCGGCGTCGGCCACCACCCCCAGCACGCGCAGCGAGCCTGGCGCGACGTCCTCGACCTGCTCACCGAGTGCCTGCCCGTGTCGGAGGATCCGGGGCACGCCCCAGGGAAGCGTTCCAGCGCCCGGCACTGA
- a CDS encoding YoaK family protein, whose amino-acid sequence MSVILRDVWSTLVPGRDEKHGPLPPLLIGLTVLTGLVDAFSYLVLGHVFVANMTGNVVFMAFAVLGAPGFSVAASATALGAFVVGALAGGRLAHQVRRHRGKLLYAALGVEAVLVLVAYAIAQLVDSPSSGGARYVLIVLLGLALGVQNAAVRALAVPDLTTTVLTLTITGMAADSRPAGGSGGKIGRRSLSAVSMFLGALIGAATVLHADDALPLLIGGLLLVLSFLAAFSLPHAREAWVGED is encoded by the coding sequence GTGTCGGTCATCCTTCGGGACGTGTGGTCGACCCTGGTGCCGGGACGGGACGAGAAGCACGGCCCCCTGCCCCCGCTGCTGATCGGCCTCACGGTGCTCACCGGCCTGGTGGACGCGTTCAGTTACCTCGTCCTCGGTCACGTCTTCGTGGCGAACATGACGGGCAACGTCGTCTTCATGGCCTTCGCCGTCCTCGGGGCGCCCGGATTCTCCGTCGCCGCCTCCGCCACCGCGCTCGGCGCGTTCGTCGTCGGCGCGCTGGCCGGCGGACGCCTCGCCCACCAGGTTCGCCGGCACCGGGGGAAGCTGCTGTACGCGGCCCTCGGCGTGGAGGCGGTGCTCGTCCTGGTCGCGTACGCCATCGCCCAGTTGGTGGACTCGCCGTCCTCGGGGGGCGCCCGCTACGTCCTCATCGTGCTGCTCGGCCTGGCGTTGGGGGTGCAGAACGCCGCCGTACGGGCGCTGGCGGTCCCCGACCTGACCACTACGGTCCTCACGCTCACGATCACCGGGATGGCCGCGGACAGCCGCCCGGCCGGCGGGTCCGGCGGCAAGATCGGCAGGCGCTCCCTGTCGGCGGTGTCCATGTTCCTGGGCGCCCTGATCGGCGCCGCCACCGTCCTGCACGCCGACGACGCGCTGCCGTTGCTGATCGGCGGGCTGCTGCTGGTGCTGTCGTTCCTTGCGGCGTTCTCCCTGCCGCACGCGAGGGAGGCGTGGGTCGGCGAGGACTGA
- a CDS encoding ABC-F family ATP-binding cassette domain-containing protein, whose product MSDAFIVCSNLSFSWPDDTPVFQDLSFSVGGGRTGLVAPNGAGKSTLLKLIAGEHRPTAGAVSVDGVLGHLPQSLPLADGLTVADVLGIAPVIRALDAIESGDASDEHFATIGTDWDIEERTRAQLDRLGLGGIALTRHLSTLSGGQIVSLGLAAQLLRQPDVLLLDEPTNNLDLDARHRLYGVLDDWNGCLLVVSHDRALLDRVDRVAELDRGHVRFHGGNFTAYEQAVRAAREVAEKNIRSAEQDVKREKREMQQARERAERRAGNAARNLKSAGLPKIFAGTMKRNAQESAGRSNETHATRVGDAKARLDAAGRALRDEDTIALELPGTNVPAGRTVFLGEGMRVRHGERDLFAGPGVDLTIRGPERIALTGPNGAGKSTLLRLIQGDQNPNQDRNQPAEGNQPAEGIKRAEGRIAYLSQRLDLLDLDRTVAENLAASAPAMPEAHRMNLLARFLFRGSRIHLPVGALSGGERLRATLACVLYAEPAPQLLLLDEPTNNLDLVSVDQLEGALHAYEGAFVVVSHNERFLAAIGVNRWLRLTEGRLLETGAPHEG is encoded by the coding sequence ATGTCCGACGCGTTCATCGTCTGTTCGAACCTCTCCTTCTCCTGGCCCGACGACACCCCGGTCTTCCAGGACCTCTCCTTCAGCGTGGGAGGCGGCCGCACCGGCCTCGTCGCGCCGAACGGAGCCGGGAAGAGCACGCTGCTCAAGCTGATCGCCGGCGAGCACCGGCCCACCGCGGGGGCCGTCTCCGTCGACGGCGTGCTCGGCCACCTCCCGCAGAGCCTGCCGCTCGCCGACGGCCTGACCGTCGCCGACGTCCTGGGCATCGCGCCGGTGATCCGCGCACTCGACGCCATCGAGTCGGGAGACGCGAGCGACGAGCACTTCGCCACCATCGGCACCGACTGGGACATCGAGGAGCGCACCCGCGCCCAGCTCGACCGGCTCGGTCTCGGCGGGATCGCCCTCACCCGTCACCTGAGCACCCTCAGCGGTGGCCAGATCGTGTCCCTCGGACTCGCGGCGCAACTGCTCAGGCAGCCGGACGTCCTGCTGCTCGACGAACCGACCAACAACCTGGACCTCGACGCCCGGCACAGGCTCTACGGCGTGCTCGACGACTGGAACGGCTGCTTGCTGGTGGTCAGCCACGACCGGGCCCTGCTGGACCGCGTGGACCGCGTCGCCGAACTCGACCGGGGTCATGTGCGTTTCCACGGGGGGAACTTCACCGCGTACGAACAGGCCGTGCGGGCCGCGCGCGAGGTCGCCGAGAAGAACATCCGCAGCGCCGAACAGGACGTCAAGCGGGAGAAGCGCGAGATGCAGCAGGCCCGCGAACGGGCCGAACGCCGCGCGGGAAACGCCGCCCGCAACCTCAAGAGCGCCGGCCTGCCGAAGATCTTCGCGGGGACGATGAAGCGCAACGCCCAGGAGTCGGCGGGCCGATCGAACGAAACGCACGCCACGCGGGTCGGCGACGCCAAGGCCCGGCTCGACGCGGCGGGCCGCGCGCTGCGGGACGAGGACACGATCGCGCTGGAGCTGCCGGGCACGAACGTCCCGGCCGGGCGCACGGTCTTCCTCGGCGAAGGGATGCGGGTACGTCACGGGGAGCGCGACCTGTTCGCCGGGCCGGGCGTCGACCTGACGATCAGGGGCCCCGAACGGATCGCTCTCACCGGCCCCAACGGGGCAGGCAAATCAACGCTGCTGCGCCTGATCCAAGGTGATCAGAACCCGAACCAGGACCGCAACCAACCGGCCGAGGGCAACCAACCGGCCGAGGGCATCAAACGGGCCGAGGGCCGGATCGCGTACCTGTCCCAGCGCCTGGACCTGCTGGATCTCGACCGCACCGTGGCCGAGAACCTGGCCGCGTCCGCCCCCGCGATGCCCGAGGCGCACCGGATGAACCTCCTGGCCCGTTTCCTGTTCCGGGGCTCCCGCATCCACCTCCCGGTCGGGGCGCTCTCCGGCGGCGAGCGGTTGCGCGCCACGCTGGCGTGTGTCCTGTACGCCGAACCGGCCCCGCAACTCCTGCTGTTGGACGAGCCGACCAACAACCTCGACCTGGTCAGCGTCGACCAGTTGGAGGGGGCGCTCCACGCGTACGAGGGTGCGTTCGTGGTGGTCAGCCACAACGAGCGATTCCTGGCGGCGATCGGTGTGAACCGCTGGCTGCGCCTGACCGAGGGCCGGCTGCTGGAGACGGGAGCGCCCCATGAGGGCTGA
- a CDS encoding quinone oxidoreductase family protein codes for MRGVVVREFGGPERLEPTELPEPTPGQGEIVLAVEAAGVNRADVLARAGKYHRAGSPPLRLGLEGAGTVVAVADDVTDVAVGQRVLAFGATNEPGFYAERVSIAASQTVPVPDEVDSLSAAALPTAWLSAWYTLKTLARLEAGETVLVHAGASGVGSAAVQIAVDAGATVIATAGSPEKREWVESLGAHHVLDSRGPTSAERVRQVLDLTGSKGADVVLDTVGGAIFSESLLVAGNAGRVIAMANVALEPSTIDTRDFYPKNIRIFGFQITALKEDGYDPRPDLRELLAGLAEGRFSVPIDATYDLAEAGKAHAHLEDRSIRGKVLLTAGEQ; via the coding sequence ATGCGCGGAGTCGTAGTACGAGAGTTCGGCGGTCCGGAGCGACTGGAACCCACCGAACTCCCCGAACCCACCCCGGGCCAGGGGGAGATCGTCCTCGCGGTCGAGGCCGCCGGCGTCAACCGCGCCGACGTGCTCGCCCGCGCCGGGAAGTACCACCGCGCCGGCAGCCCGCCGCTGCGCCTCGGTCTCGAAGGCGCGGGAACGGTCGTCGCGGTCGCCGACGACGTGACCGACGTGGCCGTCGGGCAGCGCGTCCTGGCCTTCGGCGCGACCAACGAACCGGGCTTCTACGCCGAGCGGGTATCGATCGCGGCGAGCCAGACGGTGCCCGTTCCCGACGAGGTCGACAGCCTCAGCGCCGCCGCCCTGCCCACCGCGTGGCTGTCCGCCTGGTACACCCTGAAGACCCTCGCCCGCCTGGAGGCCGGCGAGACCGTCCTCGTCCACGCCGGCGCGAGCGGCGTCGGCAGCGCGGCCGTACAGATCGCCGTGGACGCGGGAGCCACCGTGATCGCCACGGCCGGATCCCCCGAGAAGCGGGAATGGGTCGAGTCCCTGGGCGCCCACCACGTCCTGGACTCGCGGGGCCCGACCTCCGCCGAACGCGTCCGGCAGGTGCTCGACCTCACCGGCAGCAAGGGCGCGGACGTCGTCCTGGACACCGTCGGCGGCGCCATCTTCAGCGAGAGCCTGCTGGTCGCGGGCAACGCGGGGCGCGTCATCGCCATGGCCAACGTGGCGCTCGAACCGAGCACCATCGACACCCGCGACTTCTACCCGAAGAACATCCGCATCTTCGGCTTCCAGATCACCGCCCTCAAGGAGGACGGCTACGACCCCCGCCCCGACCTGCGCGAACTCCTCGCGGGCCTGGCCGAGGGGCGGTTCAGCGTCCCCATCGACGCCACCTACGACCTCGCCGAGGCCGGGAAGGCGCACGCCCACCTGGAGGACCGCTCCATCCGGGGCAAGGTGCTGCTCACCGCCGGGGAGCAGTGA